From the genome of Devriesea agamarum, one region includes:
- a CDS encoding branched-chain amino acid aminotransferase: protein MNASAFPIAEHPSPTGEAERKRILENPGFGTHFTDHMAHIRWTHDEGWHGGGIIPFGPIILSPAAAVLHYAQEIFEGMKAFRHEDGSIWGFRPERNAARFASSARRLALPELDEDMFMASVRELVAADRDWVPSGGETSLYLRPFMFASEEFLGVRPSRAVDYYCLASPAGAYFPRGVQPLKVWISREYSRAGRGGTGAAKCGGNYASSLIGKTEAASHGCDEVLFLDAQTRTTIDELSGMNVFAVYADGTLRTPVLSGSILEGITRESILMLAADLGLTPTEENLVASDLMDDIAAGRVREAFACGTAAVVNPIGEFRSEDSAWTIGDGGSGETTLAIRKALCDIQYGRADDTRGWMTRLV from the coding sequence ATGAACGCGTCTGCGTTCCCCATCGCCGAACATCCGTCGCCCACTGGCGAGGCCGAGCGCAAGCGCATTCTCGAGAACCCCGGATTTGGAACGCACTTCACAGATCACATGGCCCACATTCGGTGGACGCACGATGAAGGCTGGCACGGGGGCGGCATCATTCCCTTTGGCCCGATCATCCTGTCTCCGGCGGCTGCGGTTTTGCATTACGCGCAGGAAATCTTTGAAGGGATGAAGGCATTCCGCCACGAGGACGGATCCATATGGGGTTTCAGGCCCGAACGCAATGCCGCCCGGTTCGCCAGTTCGGCGCGCAGGCTGGCGCTTCCCGAGCTGGACGAAGACATGTTCATGGCGTCGGTGAGAGAACTCGTCGCCGCCGACCGAGACTGGGTCCCCAGCGGCGGAGAAACCTCTCTCTACCTACGGCCATTCATGTTCGCCTCCGAGGAATTCCTCGGGGTACGTCCCTCCCGCGCGGTGGACTATTACTGCCTGGCTTCACCGGCTGGAGCCTATTTCCCCCGCGGCGTGCAGCCGCTAAAAGTGTGGATCAGCCGTGAGTATTCGCGGGCCGGGCGCGGCGGTACTGGCGCGGCCAAATGCGGCGGTAACTATGCCTCCTCACTCATCGGTAAAACAGAGGCGGCCAGTCACGGCTGCGATGAAGTGCTCTTCTTGGACGCGCAGACCCGCACCACCATTGATGAGCTGTCCGGCATGAATGTGTTCGCGGTGTACGCGGACGGCACCCTGCGCACCCCGGTGCTGAGCGGTTCCATCCTCGAAGGCATTACCCGCGAGTCGATTCTCATGCTTGCCGCGGATCTCGGCCTCACGCCGACGGAAGAAAACTTGGTGGCATCGGACCTCATGGACGATATCGCCGCTGGTCGAGTGCGCGAAGCGTTTGCGTGTGGCACCGCTGCCGTAGTCAACCCCATTGGTGAGTTCCGCTCCGAGGACAGTGCCTGGACAATCGGCGACGGAGGATCAGGCGAGACCACACTCGCGATCCGGAAAGCACTATGCGACATCCAGTACGGGCGCGCTGACGACACTCGAGGGTGGATGACGCGACTCGTATGA
- a CDS encoding 3-isopropylmalate dehydrogenase, whose product MDLAVIEGDGIGREVVPQGLRVLSAALEPSGIAVRTTPYDLGARRWHATGEVITDEEIKALAGHDAILLGAVGDPSVPSGVLERGLLLRLRFAFDHYVNLRPARLFPGVNSVLAKAGDIDFVVVREGTEGPYAGNGGVLRQGTEYEIATEVSVNTAHGAERTVRFAFDQAMKRRRHLTLVHKHNVLVHAGDLWRRTVERVGAEYPEVTVDYAHVDAATIYLVTDPAKFDVIVTDNLFGDIVTDLAAAVTGGIGLAASGNINPDRTFPSMFEPVHGSAPDIAGTGVADPTATVLSVAMLLEHLGHDDAAERVHRAVAQDVATRGQQRRGTQDIGDSLVAAVRSY is encoded by the coding sequence ATCGACCTAGCTGTTATTGAAGGCGATGGAATCGGTCGTGAGGTGGTACCGCAAGGACTGCGCGTGCTGAGCGCTGCGCTAGAGCCCAGTGGCATTGCAGTGCGCACCACCCCGTACGACCTCGGCGCACGTCGCTGGCATGCCACCGGCGAGGTCATCACCGATGAGGAGATTAAAGCTCTCGCGGGTCACGACGCGATTTTGCTCGGCGCAGTGGGCGATCCAAGTGTGCCCTCCGGGGTGCTCGAACGAGGCCTACTTCTGCGTTTGCGCTTCGCTTTCGACCACTACGTCAACCTGCGCCCAGCTCGCCTGTTTCCCGGTGTGAACTCAGTGCTGGCTAAGGCCGGCGACATTGATTTTGTCGTAGTCAGAGAAGGCACCGAAGGACCCTACGCAGGCAACGGTGGCGTCCTCCGGCAGGGCACCGAATATGAGATCGCAACGGAGGTGAGCGTGAACACTGCCCACGGCGCTGAACGCACCGTGCGTTTTGCGTTCGATCAGGCGATGAAACGCCGCCGCCACCTTACCCTCGTCCATAAACACAATGTGCTGGTCCACGCGGGAGACCTCTGGAGACGAACAGTAGAACGGGTCGGCGCTGAGTATCCCGAGGTGACGGTGGACTACGCCCACGTCGACGCCGCCACCATCTATCTAGTCACCGATCCCGCGAAGTTCGACGTCATCGTCACCGACAATTTATTCGGCGATATCGTGACGGACCTGGCCGCCGCCGTCACCGGTGGGATCGGACTGGCCGCATCCGGGAATATCAACCCCGACCGCACGTTCCCATCCATGTTTGAACCGGTCCACGGCAGCGCCCCAGATATCGCGGGGACGGGGGTAGCTGATCCCACCGCAACCGTTTTGTCGGTGGCGATGCTACTAGAACACCTCGGCCACGATGACGCCGCCGAACGCGTGCACCGTGCTGTAGCCCAGGATGTGGCCACCCGTGGACAGCAACGGCGAGGGACCCAGGACATCGGAGATTCCCTAGTCGCCGCAGTACGCTCGTACTGA
- the ilvC gene encoding ketol-acid reductoisomerase has product MADIFYDDDADLSVIQSKKVAVVGFGSQGHAHALSLRDSGVEVRIGLKEGSASRAKAEDQGFTVGTPAEVSEWADVVMILAPDQHQRALYAEDIQKNLKPGNAVFFAHGFNIRFGYITVPDGVDVCMVAPKGPGHVVRREFAAGRGVPVIVAVEQDATGQAWPLALSYAKAIGGLRAGGIKTTFTEETETDLFGEQAVLCGGVSHLVQAGFETLTEAGYQPEIAYFEVLHELKLIVDLMIEGGIAKQRWSISDTAEYGDYVSGPRVITPDVKKAMAAVLKDIQDGTFAARFIADQDAGAPEFAQLRATEEKHPIESVGRELRQMFSWNNAGDDDYTEGTAAR; this is encoded by the coding sequence ATGGCTGATATTTTTTATGACGATGACGCCGACCTCTCGGTCATCCAGAGCAAGAAAGTTGCTGTGGTCGGCTTCGGCTCACAGGGACACGCGCACGCGCTGAGCCTGCGAGACTCCGGAGTCGAAGTACGCATCGGACTTAAAGAAGGATCAGCGAGCCGCGCCAAAGCAGAAGACCAAGGATTTACGGTCGGCACCCCGGCTGAGGTCTCTGAATGGGCTGACGTCGTCATGATCCTCGCGCCCGACCAGCACCAGCGCGCCCTGTACGCCGAAGACATTCAAAAAAACCTTAAACCCGGTAACGCAGTGTTTTTCGCTCACGGATTCAACATCCGTTTCGGCTACATCACCGTTCCCGACGGGGTCGATGTCTGTATGGTCGCCCCCAAAGGCCCAGGGCACGTCGTCCGACGGGAATTTGCGGCCGGGCGCGGAGTGCCGGTGATCGTAGCCGTGGAACAGGACGCTACCGGCCAGGCCTGGCCGCTGGCACTGTCCTACGCCAAAGCCATCGGCGGCCTGCGCGCAGGCGGCATTAAAACCACCTTCACCGAGGAAACAGAAACTGACCTCTTCGGTGAGCAGGCTGTGCTCTGCGGCGGTGTCAGCCACCTGGTTCAGGCAGGCTTTGAAACCCTGACCGAAGCGGGATACCAGCCGGAGATCGCCTATTTCGAGGTTCTGCACGAGCTCAAACTCATCGTGGATCTCATGATCGAAGGCGGCATCGCGAAACAGCGCTGGTCGATCTCAGATACCGCGGAATACGGTGACTATGTTTCCGGGCCCCGCGTGATTACCCCCGACGTTAAAAAGGCCATGGCCGCCGTACTCAAAGACATCCAGGACGGAACCTTCGCCGCGCGCTTCATCGCCGACCAGGACGCTGGAGCCCCCGAATTTGCGCAGCTTCGCGCCACCGAAGAAAAACACCCCATCGAAAGCGTCGGACGCGAACTGCGCCAAATGTTCTCCTGGAACAACGCCGGAGATGACGACTACACCGAGGGAACCGCTGCCCGCTGA
- the serA gene encoding phosphoglycerate dehydrogenase has product MSKPVILLAEELSPATVAVLGDEVEIRHVDGTDRSALLREVAKANALLVRSATRVDAEVFSAAPNLEVVARAGVGLDNIDVEAATRAGVMVINAPTSNIVSAAELAVALILTSLRGIGRADASVKAGRWERKALTGTELLGKTVGIVGFGRIGQLVADRLRPFGVELIAYDPYVTPARAAEQGVRIVDLDELMRLSDVVTVHMPKTPETVGLIGAEQFAVAKPTLHIVNAARGGLIDEDALADALSSGAIAGAALDVYSSEPPSTGDSSRRLLELPGLTLTPHLGASTVEAQEKAGIAVAQSVRLALAGELVPDAVNVAGGAIDELVRPGVALADRLGQVFIALADEIPVHLQVIVRGDIAAKDVTALKLSALRGIFRPISTDQVSYVNAPVLARERGIEVELVTDERAETFRNEIAVRGTLGSGDVLTVGATLAGVQQTHKLVEVRGHALDVPLTENMLFISYPDRPGMIGRYGMMLGEANINIAGMQVSRDGASGGDALVVLNLDQPVPAELAEQIRDQINANRCYAVTISY; this is encoded by the coding sequence GTGAGCAAGCCCGTCATCCTCCTAGCTGAGGAACTCTCGCCCGCTACCGTCGCCGTCCTAGGAGATGAGGTGGAGATCCGCCACGTGGATGGCACCGACCGATCTGCTTTGCTGCGGGAAGTCGCCAAAGCCAATGCGCTGCTGGTGCGGTCAGCAACTCGGGTCGATGCGGAGGTATTTTCCGCAGCTCCCAACCTAGAAGTAGTCGCCCGCGCCGGGGTCGGCCTCGACAATATCGATGTTGAGGCCGCCACCCGGGCTGGGGTGATGGTCATTAACGCCCCCACCTCAAATATTGTCTCAGCCGCCGAACTCGCCGTCGCTCTCATCCTGACGTCCCTGCGCGGAATTGGCCGGGCCGATGCGAGCGTGAAAGCTGGTCGCTGGGAACGCAAAGCACTCACCGGAACCGAACTGCTCGGGAAAACCGTGGGCATCGTCGGATTCGGGCGGATCGGACAACTGGTTGCTGACCGACTGCGTCCCTTCGGAGTCGAACTCATTGCCTACGATCCCTACGTCACCCCCGCGCGCGCTGCCGAACAGGGCGTGCGGATCGTGGATCTGGATGAGCTGATGCGATTGAGCGACGTGGTCACCGTCCACATGCCGAAAACCCCCGAGACGGTGGGTCTGATCGGGGCCGAACAATTTGCGGTAGCAAAACCCACACTGCACATCGTCAACGCCGCCCGCGGCGGCCTGATCGATGAAGACGCGCTGGCCGATGCACTATCGTCCGGCGCCATTGCGGGGGCGGCCCTCGATGTCTATTCCTCGGAGCCGCCGTCCACCGGTGACAGCTCGCGCCGTTTGCTGGAACTTCCTGGCCTCACCCTCACCCCACATCTGGGCGCATCCACCGTCGAAGCCCAGGAAAAAGCTGGGATAGCGGTGGCGCAGTCGGTGCGGCTCGCCTTGGCCGGTGAACTGGTCCCCGACGCGGTCAATGTGGCAGGCGGAGCCATTGATGAACTGGTACGCCCAGGTGTGGCGCTCGCCGACCGTCTCGGCCAGGTATTTATTGCCTTGGCCGACGAAATCCCTGTGCACCTCCAGGTGATTGTGCGCGGAGATATTGCCGCTAAGGACGTGACCGCTCTCAAACTGTCCGCCTTGCGGGGAATCTTCCGCCCCATCAGCACCGACCAGGTCTCCTATGTCAACGCGCCGGTCCTTGCCCGGGAACGCGGCATTGAGGTTGAGCTGGTGACCGATGAGCGGGCGGAGACCTTCCGCAATGAAATCGCGGTCCGAGGAACCCTTGGATCCGGTGATGTGCTGACCGTTGGAGCCACCCTGGCCGGGGTGCAGCAAACGCATAAGCTCGTCGAAGTGCGCGGACACGCCCTGGATGTTCCGCTGACCGAAAACATGCTGTTTATTTCCTACCCCGACCGGCCCGGCATGATCGGTCGCTACGGAATGATGCTCGGTGAGGCGAATATCAATATCGCGGGAATGCAAGTTTCGCGAGACGGCGCCAGCGGGGGAGATGCCCTAGTGGTGCTCAATCTCGATCAGCCGGTACCCGCGGAGCTGGCAGAACAGATCAGGGACCAGATCAACGCGAACCGCTGCTATGCGGTCACCATCAGCTATTAA